accaaatGTATATTGAAACAGAAAACAATGCTTAACTGTAAATGTAACAACCCTGCTGTTTATGGCTAATAAGTCTTCCACGTCCGTTTATTAGACATGTGGGCTGCTTACCCTATATGACGGTCGGTGCAGTCATTTTCtagaagttttaaaaatttgtttattaactTTTCAAATTACTATATGACCTTTTGTGTTTAGGCCGTGATATGTCGCCTACCTAACACATTTGATTTTAGAGTTTTTTCTAAAAGTATCAAAAAAATAAGTGCACTTATGTATATAAGTAgccaaatcatttttaaaatctttcaaCATACACTACCATATACAACAAATTGTGATATTGTGATCATGCTCTCTCGCAAACACAACGTTCTCATTGTGTATAAAAACCGTACCCATGTTAGTATGAACCCCAAGCACGCTCACTTGGCATGTGATCCCCATCATATATATCGGTAGGTGCAATAATTTTTGAAGGTCTGAAAGATTTGTTTAGTGACCTTCTGATCATTATATGATTTTTCTCCATGATTTAGTTTCATTCACACGGTATCGTGAACCACTTTGAGATCAGCCATCCTTTAACTACTCAATATCAATCACATTTAACTCTAATTTTTTGTATGTGTATCCAACAAATAAGTGTAATTTATGGATATAAATAACTACATCAATTTTTAAACCTTTCAATATATGCTATAAATCagaatgttatattaaaatttaaagtgaTGTAATTTTTAGAAGAGACGAATGGTGTAACTTTTAGAAGAAAACGAGGAAAACTGACGGTCACGATTAGCTTGGAGAATAGTTTCTCCAACGTCATATTAAGGTTCTGAATGGTAACATCGGATTGAGCGGTGCGTGACAAGCGGTACAACTGCGGTGCGGTTCTAccagttataaaaacgtatagatatatggtatatataaagatttttgttactattaactATGGTGCGGATCGTAACATTCAAAGCCTAAATCACATACATTAGCTATCGAGTTGGAGTCTGTTTTCTTTTGAGCAACCAGTCAGGGTATGTATAAACTAACAACATTTTTTATGAGAGAAGgcaataaaaaaacttttagcATATTACAGTGACATCATTAAATTCTTAGTTTCAGACATCCGATTCCATAAAAACTAAACATCATTGGAATGAGTTCATATATTCCGTCCGTTAAAAAATATGTATGTTCTGgagatatattttgttttaaaaaaatatttttttttatattttcaatgcaacttttatcaattaataataaaaatttgtgaggctcaaaaatattaattgtattttaaatttttattagtttaaaattataagaaataaaaaattacaaaaactatgtatttataactatattttaatatgttttattaaaaagtgtaaaaattataaaacgtgtattattttgaaacgtaagtagaaaagaaaagaagaactaAAAATCTATTCTTTTTTATCTctcatttgaaataaaataaaatatatgtttcaaGGAATCCAAGAGTCGGCAGTTTTTAGACCATGCACAACGGGAGTACACGACGAATCCTTAGCACGAAAACTTAGGTAAAAccgaatataataatattacttAGGTTAATCGACGTAAGGATTGGTCCGTAGCCAAGGCTTTTAAGAGATTGATCCTTAGCAACGTGTCAACTCCTGAGTGGGACGGGGTCGGTTTGATTTTgggtttggttaaaaaaaatggTCATTCTCGACGGAGAccgcaaacaaaaaaaaggagggCTCGAGGAAAGACGATATTTTGCGTTTGAAATCGATCGTCTTCACGAAGGTAAATCGAAGCGTAAACCTgtatttttgttcattttagcTTAGTTTTCATGTAGATTCGTCTCATTTTAGTGTTTCGGGGATGGGTTTGAATCGATTTGGGTTTCGATTCAAATTggggtttaaaaaaaatttggggtTAAATCGATTTGGGATTTAGATCCAGTATGGGGGTTTGTATAAAGGGTTTTGACAAGATTTCGGTTTCAATCTGAAGCGGATTTGTATCTTATTTCTTAAACGGTTTCGAAATGAAATATGTTTTCAACGGAAGAggattttctcttttttctcaAGGGTTTCTCAACCTTTTAGGTTTGATATGTGTTCGCTTTCATTGGGTTcgtaatattttaaattccaCAAGATCCTTGAGCTTTTTTTGATTTCGTTGCTCTAACTATGTTGTTTTAAATTCCAAAAGTTATTGTTGTATTTAACTCTGTTCGTTAATCATTTGTCTCAGGTTAACCAAATGGGACAAGATTACAGCTATTCTCagccttcttcatcatcaaactcTATAGACATGAGCTCCCTTCTTGAAGCTGAAGCTAAGATGTACGCGGATGAAGCTGAGAGTCCCTACTGCAATGCAGAGCCGGATCAGTTCCCACCTCAACCCGAGGCTGATGATGGAATCCCTACGGCTTGCTACTGTGGTGCTCAGCCTGTTGTCAAATGCTCTTACACACCTAAGGATCCATACCGAAGATACTTCTCGTGCCCCAATGTCGATGATGGGGGCTGCCACATATGGAAATGGTGGGATGTGGCTTTAACGGAGGAGCTCGGTGAGGTTTAGAGAGATGTCAGACAGCTCAAGGATCAAGCTTTTGAGTGTGACCAGAAGCTGCTTAAGCTATAGAAGACGGTGTGTGAGGTGAAGAAGAAATCAGAGAATACAAATGTGTTTGCATTGGCAGTTTGTGTAATGGTGTCTGCAATAGTATTCATAGGTTTGGCTGCTATGTACCTGAGTGGTAAGTATCTCTCTTGTGCTATTTGCTTGTTTCTTCATgacatttttttataacttttgacTGTTTGATTTAATGTTTATGCAGGAAGAGCTTCGAAGAAGTAAACTAGATCAACTAGTAAAGCTCAAGAGTGTCTGTATAATTAAGGTACGATTCCTACTCTCTTTTGTATGAAATGCTTTGTATTGAAATGCTTTAGTATTGATTTGCTTTAGTAATGAATGCAAGTTCATTGCTTTATAATATTACTGTTAGTATTGATTGTGCTTGCGCATAAATGCAATTTTTTTCGTTTCTACCTTCCTACCGCCTCTGAtatgattgttttaaatgttttagtACTTTGCAAATGGGTGTTACTTtgaattgattgttttaaatgttttacgCCTTTAGTTAGCTTTCTACCTTACTAACTGCTCGTTTTTATTGGCCTTAAATGCAACTAGTTTAGCTCAATGTTTAAACTCGTCTACTTAAGTCTCTGTGTTGCTATTAGAGTGACATATACTGATATTTCAAATGGAAAATAATACACCTTATATGAATCTACTGTTTAGTCAAACTCAGACTCCAGTGAACCTTGATTCACCCGAACCTTTATGGTTCGGTAGCCAAGGTCCTAGGGAGTCTGTTGTCCCTCCTGTAGTCAAGCCTGTTGTCGAGTCTGGTGGTGAGTCTGGTCTCAGGAGGAAGTGGTCTCCGATGGAGGATAAGATCCTTATTGGTGCCTGGCTTAACACCAGTAAGGATCCTATCATCAGCAATGAGCAGAAAGCTGGTTCTTTCTCGAGGCGGATTGTAGATTACTACAATGCAAGTCCGCAGCTGGTTGGGACCGTACTGAGAGAGCTAGGTTCCTGCAAGCAGAGGTGGGGGAGGATCAACACAGATGTATCCAAGTTTACAGGATGCTATGATGCAGCTTTGAGGGAGCAGAGAAGTGGCCAAAATGACGATGATGTGATGAAGGCGGCGTTGGAAATTTTCTTCAAAACTACCGAGTCCAAGTTCACCATGGATCACTGCTGGAGGGAGCTGAGGCATGACCAAAAGTGGTGCTCTGTCTACGGGCCGAAGGAGGGTGGAAAGGAAAAGCGTAAACAAGTGATTGATGTTgatagagaagaagaggaagtcgGCGAACCAGAAGGTCGACCTCCCGGGGTTAAGGCTGCCAAAGCTggtatcaagaagaagaaaagtggTAGAGAGGAGGAGCTGGGGAAGCTTCAGAGGGTTCTAGAAGTCAAAGAAAAACTGTCTAGAGCTAAGATTCTAGATCGTTTACTCGCGAAGAAGGAGCCTTTAACTGAGATGGAAACAAATCTAAAAATGAAACTAATGTTTGAAATGCTTTGATGTATTAATGTTGGTTAGAGGTAATGTCTAAAAATGAAACTATAATGCATTTGAACTTTACTAACCTTTGTCTTATTTGATGTGTCAGGTTTATCTAAGTAGGCATGTGAAGGAAGTCACGGGTTGAAGTCACGGGTGGAAGTCACGGGTTCTTGTCCCTCACCTAATGTATTATAAGTAGAACGCAATGTAGTCTTTAACATTCTATCTCGGAGAGGTGTTTTCCTTTAGCCTCTAAACTTGTTTCATGTTGTTCAAAACTTGTGTTTCTCGGAAAGGTTGTAATATTTAGCCATGACTGAACTTGTATTCGGATCCTACTACAAGAACCACTTCTGTTTAGGTAATGAACTTTTTATGTATGAAATGCTTTGTGTCCTCTTGTTCTTACGTTTAACTCATTGATGTTGTGTTGAACTCACTGAAATTTAAGAGTTTAGCTCTTGAACTTGTTTAATTGAACTCACTGATATGTTGAACTATACTTACTACTATATAACTATCCTCACTAAATTGAGTAGAATAGAACTTGAATTTGAATTAAGCGACTTGAGTAAAAACATGGCTTAATGTTTCAAGGAAGGCAGGGCTTCTCTGTTCTCTGTGACATCAAGACGGAGAAACATATCACAAGGTTAGCAAAAGACCAAACATATCACAATGTTAGCAAAAACATGGCTTAATGGAATTTAAGATGATTAGAAATgagattttatgaaataataccatatatgtttaaaattttaacatctataaccaaaaaaaatttggaaataaGATGATTTGAAAATGAGAAATAAGATGATTAGAAATTGggattttatgaaataataccatatatgtttaaaatttgaacatctataaccaaaataaaaaatagaaataagaTGATTGGAAAATGGGAAATAAGATGATTACAAATTGGGATTTTATGCTATAATACCAAAAAGTTATTAAAgtcaaaataaatgatataaaaaactaaacttaatattttatttttaaaaggagggaaacctaaaatgtcatcatcatcatcatccgaTGAAATCGATGAAAGATTGGACGAGGTTCTCGATGAAATCGTCGAAGATGCATATAATGACATAGTGGAGGCCCAACCGAATATGCAAAACACACGGGGTTATATTGAACGAGACCGTGAAGGGGGACATACCCGTTTAGTTAATGACTACTTCAGAGAGAATGCGACATACTCGGCACAATTCAGACGACGTTTCCGCATGAATAAGAGTTTATTCATGCGTATTGTCCTTGCCCTCCAGGAGAACTTTGTATTCTTTCAACAAAGACCAGATGCAACCGGGAGGTTAGGTCATTCTCCGCTACAAAAATATACGGCGGCTACTCGACTGCTTGCTTATGGTACTGGGGCTGACACGGTTGATGAATATCTCCGACTAGCTGAGACCTCAGCACTTTTGTGTTTACATAATTTCACTGACGGAATTATACAGTTATTCGGAGACGAGTATCTACGACGACCCACACCGGATGgtcttcaacgactactcgaCATTGGAGAGAAACGAGGGTTTCCTGGGATGATCGGGAGCattgactgtatgcattgggagtggaaaaattgcccaaccgcttggaaaggacagtacgcccgtggatcaggaaaaccgacaattgtcttagaggtTGTAGCTTCCCAAGATCTTTGGATCTGGCACacgttttttggacctccaggtaccttaaacgatattaatgtcCTCGATCGATCTCCtctttttgatgacattttagaaGGTCGAGCTCCGCGGGTAAAGTACATGGTCAACGGACACATGTATTATGTGTCTTTACATTATTTGTTTGCAGTATCTTCCTGTGGGAGCTACGAGTTCTACTGCTTTGCACAAACAATGCAAAGAGACGATACTGGTGAACAAAGAGGGAAATTCATGGAATGTGAGTTTGCGATTTAGCGAATCAGCCGACAAGTATTACATCACAAGAGGCTGGAGAAAGTTCTGTCTCGATAACAGATGCGGGATAGGAGACTTATTTGCGTTCAATGTGGTTGGAGATGGGAAAACTACTCCATTGATGTGTGTATGTCCGGAAAGAAAAGAGTGCTCTGAAATACTGAGCAAATACTTGAGCAGAACGAGTGGTGAGTCTTCATTAGGTGGTCATTCATGATCATGTTGGATTTTAATATTCAATCGTCTTATAAACTCttatgtgtaatttttatatttaatcatgtttttatttaggaatttttctatctttatatttaattattgtttttatttttaattgttatatttatatgtttaattattattttttaagtttatttctagtattttatgttaaattattctatttaatcattcaatatataaaaattatatttcactaaacaaaaaaaataatattttttattcctAAAGATTCCAACTTCGGGTTCACTATTGTACACACATTTTTCACAAGAGTccttaactattaaaaaaaaaaaaaagataatttattcCTAAGGACTCCGCAATGGTGATACCCATTGTGGATGCTCTCAGTAGTCGCATGCGTGAGCTCCACTAAACTGATGTGGTTCTATCAACCCCTATTTGTATCcttcagaaaattaaaaaaaatgtataataacaaAAGTCTCCGCACATGTCGAAGAACCATAATTGTGAAATATATGTTCACAACCCAAAGCCCTAGTTGACAGCTGACATGTGTATTTTTTTCCATTCTTTTTCCTCTATGGTCTCTTTCCAACGATTTTGCGTTTTTATAAGAATATCAAgcttaaaaatatacaaattattatgAACTATATGCAGTctaacttttataaaaaatttgtaaTGCTCTACtcgaaaatacaaatttatgtcCTCATTCTTCGTATAATCTTTTTATAATGCCTTATATACAACTAaacttttttgtaaaaattggGGTGCCCTAAGCGACCGGTTCCTTTGCTTGTGCTCCGGACCGGACCTGACTATATGTTCACAACCAGAAAACCTAGTTGATAACTTAAAATGTtagttcttctcttcttttgatCTCATTCCAATGATGTTGAGTTTTTATGGAATCGGATGTCTGAatctaaaaatttaatgatGTCAATGAGATAtgctaaaagaaaattttaacgccttctctcaaaaaaaaattgctgtTATGGAAGtctgcatctttttttttttataatccagGTATCCAGACCTAAGTCCGACTATCCCACCGCGTCCAACCGGAACTGGAGGGTCCTGGCGGCCAAACGGAAACCatgttaaatccgctgtggccggacctcgaactcgtgatggcaggcacctcagccgaggttcctataccaccagaccacgaggcCCGGTTAAGTCTGCATCTTTCTTATGCGTTTATTCAACTGTAAATCGaatgatatattttaaactGGTATAGTGAATTTTCACATTTGCTAAGTAAAGAATGGGTTCCAAAATATCCAATGGAAGCATACTATGATAATGCGATACAATTTTTTATCAGCTCCCATTTTTAATTTGTTCATAtccataaaataagaaaaaatgtcATAGTCGTCTATGTACGTATCTTCCCATCAGATTCCCCCAAGATATCCAAACTCAAACCAGACTACTTACATTAATGTGAACATATGTGGCTGTTCTCTTATGGCCATTCACCAAAATTCCCCAAAATATTGCAGCTCTATGTTGAAATTGAAAGCTTGATCGTCATCATTTTGAAGAAGACATTACCTAAATTCATATCTTCCGTTTCACTCCTTCGTCTACAAGTGCTTTTGTGTTCATTCTGAGTTTTTCAACCGTATATCATTGTGTTAAATTAAGTTGTATCTTAAAGATCTGCGTCTTGCACGGaatgaaatatgtatatatatatttacttattatatattattttacataattatattataaaataataaatatatattgaataactaaaagttcagtaactattacatatatagtgaaattggtgcaaacacctaaataaattttattaatctaagCAAACACTTTATctatttatatggtatataattaaatttatatgatattaacatagatataatatatttttaatattaatatctattaaataatgtttttactcatattgtttttgataatttgtatcttttataacaaaaactttaaatcacTGATAACACAATTTCTAGTGTgtgatgtttaataattttagtaatttataatttattaaaaagtttCAATGCAAAGTTCGAAATTTAAAGgttgtcaatatttgttcaaagcttttataaaaaaaaaattgttcaaagtagatctcgaaattaaaatatttatgtatttgtatatggtatatagtttagtttaaacgatatatatatatatacacacacatatatatatatatatatatatatatcttttaatattaatatttattaaatgagactttctacttatttgattttgtaatcatttgtattttgttgtaacaaaacattttaaacaatGAATCACAAAAATTTTAGCGTGAGATTTTttacagttttagtaatttatagtcgtttaatttttttttaaatataacatatacaaaaaagtctaaatttttattatagggataatgtggttgtttaatctattttaataagttaaaattaagaaaaaatgatagaggatataataattttatcaaatctttattattcaaaatcattaatttccgTATATACTTTACTACATTAGACAATtccataattattatttaaggaAGAATGaataacattaataattaatttatggttattttaataaaaacatattatatatttagatggaccaacatatacCTCAAAtgttataatgtttttcttttaatatataagagattaaaGCAGAAACATTGCGTTGGACCTAACATTTATTTagtaagtttttaaattaaatatacatttatactttATAGTTAAATCTACATTAAATAACtaatattccttttttttatactactatctatgttttcaaacaatatacttatttctttatatcattatttatgttttcaaacaacactataattaattttgttttgaaacaatataaaatattagatctaatatttttaataatttctaaCAATTTTCTTCCAAGGtatttagataaattaaataaatggaaaacaaataatttatataacaacgaaaataaatagaacttatttatacatgtttaaatactacaaaaacatttcaatcattaataaatcaattaaattaacggattattttatttatagttcCTAAATAATGGTTATATCATTTAcataagtaaaataataattcagTAATAGccattacataaaaatatataaaagttatacattgaacaataaatataataacaaaaataattttgaaaaatgttcaaaatatatgttatctaaaGAAAAATGCCTAAGACTAATTGTTAACAACAAATTTAAACCgataataatataaactaaattattaacaagataaactacacaaaaaaatataataaagttAATTAAGCTATATAAAAAGGAGTAATATGATCAAGACATATTTATAgttcttaattattttaaatctatcattttctctatcaaaattttgtaaaaatgtcataatttcataaaattgcaaaacaatgaagtttaaaatttggattaaaagctgaaaaattatgaaactataaaaatttaaatcaaattggatTACATATTGGCCATCCATCGGTTCAATCGGTTAGTTTTGGGTttcagtaatttttttttaatatagatattttcaaaaaacatgAATCAAATTATTGGATCACCGGTTTAACCGCGGGTTCGGATCGAATTTAAAAGCACTGATTTAAATGGAAAacaatattgatgaaaaaaatattttaaacacaaaaaattattacaaattaacaaaaatatttgttaagttATTAGTGGaatttttcattataaaataagcgcggatcaaatctagtatcttttaagaggtttttgccaaaactaacccacaacttgattttaaccccaaacctatacccaaacttgaatcaaatgcaaaactaacctaaaagcctagtgaaattacagctcagccccttgtgaccaaacaaaaaaacagaagccatttttacgaatatagccctagtaaatcgtctgagtcgtctgagatgttggaagtcgtctggacgactgaagtgtaagtcgtctggtaccggtttattttaaaaataatttataaatcttgtgaaaaaatattttgatgtgtgaaaaataaaaatcaagtaattataaacagttttaagtgatataaattaagatatgataaaattgatttgttttgaagatagatgagtggaagtagtgaatcataaaatactttggtttaggagtttggcaaacatatgttgtagtattgtatgtattgttagggttagattttggaaaactaaaatgtttttttcaaaaattagttttcacttatatgtgtttatttatgtgtatagtaaacacttttcaagtttgatttgattttatgaagtctttaattagataattaagtttaggggttatgtttagggtgtggacgacttatattttagtcgtctgttgaataatttactcggacgacgtatatttcagtcgtctgttgaataatttactcggacgacttacatttcagtcatctggtgaagaaattaaaacagacgacttacatgtaagtcgtccaaatattcccgcctaaattttttttttaaaattattttcccgcttaaataatttaaaccagacgacttacttgtaagtcgtctggaaagtcttctattttagtttcccgctaaaaatatttaatttcccgctaaaaatattaaactcttctggacgacttacatgtaagtcgtctgttttaatttcttcaccagacgactgaaatgtaagtcgtccaggaagtcgtctgagtcaaaaatatttaacctaattggattttttgtctccctatataaagaaaaatttatacattctctctcctcctctcaaatggctgcaacaaaaatataatgttcatcattctaaaactcttcaacctctctctaatctctttgacttgaaaacaccaaactttatatgaatttttcagttttgtctcatgtatttcttaataatctatctcttttgcaggtttttaatcaaatggtactcatcttccactaatttaaaggtaaatctattaattttatatatgtatttttgtgtgttctataaatgtagatttatctaatcttccactaattttctctatttttaagtcatttgaacgtttctggatatgcaagtttttcagatctggatttgatatgcaggtttttcagatttggaagacttcttggacgacttacctgttagtcgtctggaagtcgtctggacttcttggaagtcttctgacaaagtcgtctggacttcca
This Brassica napus cultivar Da-Ae chromosome C6, Da-Ae, whole genome shotgun sequence DNA region includes the following protein-coding sequences:
- the LOC111213696 gene encoding glutathione S-transferase T3-like encodes the protein MNLLFSQTQTPVNLDSPEPLWFGSQGPRESVVPPVVKPVVESGGESGLRRKWSPMEDKILIGAWLNTSKDPIISNEQKAGSFSRRIVDYYNASPQLVGTVLRELGSCKQRWGRINTDVSKFTGCYDAALREQRSGQNDDDVMKAALEIFFKTTESKFTMDHCWRELRHDQKWCSVYGPKEGGKEKRKQVIDVDREEEEVGEPEGRPPGVKAAKAGIKKKKSGREEELGKLQRVLEVKEKLSRAKILDRLLAKKEPLTEMETNLKMKLMFEML